One region of Micromonospora ureilytica genomic DNA includes:
- a CDS encoding endonuclease/exonuclease/phosphatase family protein, giving the protein MAARSYRFLRRTVVVGCLVAAAALPAARPAAPPAAPPAAPSDPAVAPQPTVLRMLQMNLCNSGRAGCYTGRAMARAAEVITAQAPDVVTLNEICAGNLTALRRVFQAVHPGRTVVGAFQAAGDRPSGDDTRCSNGQRFGIGLLTHVQTPSPPARVYAGTHPTQDLADPEERAWLCVDVDGALLACTTHLSATGGYRVALAQCDHLLGTILPTISRDAGYEPTVLGGDLNLLAGHDPDVRSCTPRGHQRVDDGGLQHIMATPDIKLCCRRTVPMNGATDHPGLLVTLTIDGSRPGRRPA; this is encoded by the coding sequence CCGCCGCGCTGCCAGCCGCACGCCCAGCCGCACCGCCGGCCGCACCGCCGGCCGCACCCAGCGACCCCGCGGTCGCCCCGCAGCCCACGGTCCTGCGGATGCTCCAGATGAACCTCTGCAACAGTGGCCGCGCCGGCTGCTACACCGGCCGGGCGATGGCCAGGGCCGCCGAGGTGATCACCGCCCAGGCACCCGATGTGGTCACTCTCAACGAGATCTGCGCGGGCAACCTGACCGCCCTGCGGCGCGTCTTCCAGGCCGTCCACCCCGGCCGGACCGTCGTGGGCGCGTTCCAGGCCGCCGGCGACCGCCCGAGCGGGGACGACACGCGCTGCAGCAACGGCCAACGGTTCGGCATCGGGTTGCTGACCCATGTGCAGACGCCGAGCCCCCCTGCCAGGGTGTACGCCGGAACCCACCCGACGCAGGACCTCGCGGACCCCGAGGAACGAGCCTGGCTCTGCGTCGACGTCGACGGCGCCCTGCTCGCCTGCACCACGCACCTGTCGGCCACCGGCGGCTACCGCGTCGCGCTCGCCCAGTGCGACCACCTGCTCGGCACCATCCTGCCGACGATCAGCCGCGACGCCGGGTACGAGCCCACCGTGCTGGGCGGCGACCTCAACCTGCTCGCCGGCCACGACCCCGACGTGCGGTCCTGCACACCGCGGGGCCATCAGCGGGTCGACGACGGCGGACTGCAACACATCATGGCGACCCCCGACATCAAGCTCTGCTGTCGCAGAACGGTGCCCATGAACGGGGCGACCGACCACCCCGGGCTGTTGGTCACCCTCACCATCGACGGCAGCCGACCGGGCCGGCGGCCGGCCTGA
- a CDS encoding MHYT domain-containing protein — protein MAEINHFEYGWITPALSYALSVLGSILGLVCAGRIRTARTNGQRAWWGLLSAWALGGTAIWAMHFMAMLGFAVENTRIRYDVPLTAASTAIAVVAVGIGLAIVGTGRLNPVRLIAGGVFTGAGVASMHYTGMAAMRLNGSLDYDTVRVVLSVVIAVVASTVALWLAMTVRRGLAIFASALVMGVAVNGMHFTGMSALSVHRHERTGEVTGAGVSTLLVPIVLAVVFGVVGLLYALLAAPTDDDRAATAYLDGRRLSEPAPATPTAAPDPVGLRARSTLGQPGTPFPSRRDTPPR, from the coding sequence GTGGCGGAGATCAATCACTTTGAGTACGGGTGGATCACACCCGCGCTGAGCTATGCGCTGTCCGTGCTCGGTTCGATTCTCGGTCTGGTCTGCGCGGGGCGCATCCGCACGGCTCGGACGAACGGTCAGCGGGCGTGGTGGGGCCTGCTGTCGGCCTGGGCGCTGGGCGGCACCGCCATCTGGGCGATGCACTTCATGGCCATGCTCGGCTTCGCCGTCGAGAACACCCGGATCCGCTACGACGTGCCGTTGACCGCGGCCAGCACGGCCATCGCCGTGGTGGCGGTCGGTATCGGCCTGGCCATCGTGGGCACCGGCCGGCTGAATCCGGTACGACTGATCGCCGGCGGTGTCTTCACCGGTGCCGGCGTGGCCTCCATGCACTACACCGGAATGGCCGCCATGCGCCTCAACGGCAGCCTCGACTACGACACGGTCCGGGTCGTGCTCTCGGTGGTCATCGCCGTGGTGGCGTCCACCGTCGCACTGTGGCTCGCGATGACTGTCCGGCGGGGCTTGGCGATCTTCGCCTCCGCGCTGGTCATGGGGGTCGCGGTCAACGGGATGCACTTCACCGGCATGAGCGCCCTGTCGGTGCACCGCCACGAGCGGACGGGTGAGGTGACGGGCGCCGGGGTGAGCACCCTGCTGGTGCCGATCGTGCTGGCGGTGGTATTCGGGGTGGTCGGTCTGCTCTACGCGCTGCTCGCCGCCCCGACCGACGACGACCGGGCCGCCACCGCGTACCTGGACGGGCGGCGGCTCTCGGAACCGGCGCCCGCGACGCCGACCGCTGCTCCCGACCCGGTCGGGTTGCGCGCCCGCTCCACCCTCGGTCAGCCGGGTACGCCGTTCCCGTCTCGCCGGGACACGCCGCCGCGCTGA
- a CDS encoding HAD family hydrolase, with amino-acid sequence MPDHAEPPQTSPPGTAEAPAARRASRRPVKAVLFDFHGTLAQVEDSQRWVLEAAAACGVTLDRVRATSLADRLLTAGRAGGPLPARVPPRLAELWADRDLYQHAHRGAYTGLAETVDAGIDGFADALYERLLTAEGWLPYADAAPTLTALRDAGVPVAVVSNIGFDLRPHFDAWGLTDLVGAFVLSYEVGRCKPDPAIFWRACGMLGVDPEQTLMVGDTPADAGAVAAGCSALVLPAAEPGRENGLGAVLDLALPA; translated from the coding sequence GTGCCGGACCATGCCGAACCGCCCCAGACCAGTCCGCCGGGCACCGCCGAGGCGCCCGCCGCCCGCCGGGCGTCCCGACGCCCTGTCAAGGCGGTGCTCTTCGACTTCCACGGCACCCTGGCCCAGGTGGAGGATTCCCAACGGTGGGTGCTGGAGGCCGCGGCGGCGTGCGGCGTCACCCTGGACCGGGTCCGCGCCACCTCGCTGGCCGACCGACTGCTGACCGCCGGCCGCGCCGGCGGGCCACTGCCGGCGCGGGTGCCACCCCGACTGGCCGAACTGTGGGCCGACCGGGACCTCTACCAACACGCCCACCGGGGCGCGTACACCGGGCTGGCCGAGACCGTCGACGCCGGTATCGACGGCTTCGCCGACGCGCTCTACGAGCGCCTGCTGACCGCCGAGGGCTGGCTACCGTACGCCGACGCCGCCCCCACGCTGACCGCTCTGCGCGACGCCGGGGTGCCGGTGGCGGTGGTCAGCAACATCGGCTTCGACCTGCGGCCACACTTCGACGCCTGGGGGCTGACCGACCTGGTCGGCGCCTTCGTGCTCTCGTACGAGGTGGGGCGCTGCAAACCCGACCCGGCGATCTTCTGGCGTGCCTGCGGGATGCTGGGCGTCGACCCGGAACAGACCCTGATGGTCGGCGACACCCCGGCGGACGCGGGCGCGGTTGCCGCCGGCTGCTCGGCGCTGGTGCTCCCGGCCGCCGAGCCGGGCCGGGAGAACGGGCTGGGCGCGGTGCTCGACCTCGCCCTGCCGGCCTGA
- a CDS encoding DEAD/DEAH box helicase, whose translation MSSPAERYAAARRKAAQAAQFPALDEFALELGFDLDDFQREACQSLERGSGVLVCAPTGAGKTVVGEFAVHLALRGRPNDPVPAADATNPPARRKCFYTTPIKALSNQKYHDLVARYGAEQVGLLTGDNAINGDAPVVVMTTEVLRNMLYAGSSTLQGLAYVVMDEVHYLADRFRGGVWEEVIIHLPASVTLISLSATVSNAEEFADWLVTVRGETAVVVSEHRPVPLWQHMLVNKRMFDLFHDADAARKHDVHPELLRYTRETARRLELGEGRSAGPGAGRRGPRWRGPLRPDIVDRLDREGLLPAILFIFSRAGCAAAVQQCLAAGLRLTSAEERAEIRRVVESRVTAIPGEDLSVLGYWEWLDGLERGLAAHHAGMLPVFKEIVEELFVRGLVKAVFATETLALGINMPARCVVLERLVKYNGEAHVDLTPGEYTQLTGRAGRRGIDVEGHAVVVWSPETDPRQVAGLASTRTYPLRSSFRPSYNMAVNLVGTVGAEPARALLESSFAQFQADRSVVGLARQVQRNTETIEAYGVEAACHHGDFDEYFALRVAIADREKAIARQGQTQRKAAAVASLERLRVGDVIRVPSGRRAGLAVVLDPATGGFGEPRPLVLTQDRWAGRVSPGDFTTPAEVLARVRVPKHFNHRSPAARRDLAAEVSGTGLDRHGGRRGGRSRQVTGEDHQITQLRTELRHHPCHACPEREEHARWAERRRRLERDTEELRERVSGRTGSLARTFDRIVALLTDRGYLARDGAVTDAGRMLGRIWTEADLLVAECLRRGVWNGLSPAELAAAVSVVVFEARRDVDERASLPRGPVADAVDETLKLWGEIEADEAARGLTATREPDLGFAWPVYRWARGEALAKVLGSGHEIDGEMPAGDFVRWARQVVDLLGQIADSGGATTELRSTARQAIAAVNRGVLAYHTSA comes from the coding sequence ATGTCGAGCCCCGCCGAGCGGTACGCAGCGGCGCGCCGCAAGGCCGCACAAGCAGCACAGTTTCCGGCGCTGGACGAGTTCGCCCTTGAGCTGGGGTTCGACCTCGACGACTTCCAGCGGGAGGCGTGTCAGTCGCTGGAGCGGGGCAGCGGTGTGCTGGTCTGCGCGCCGACCGGCGCCGGTAAGACGGTGGTCGGGGAGTTCGCCGTCCACCTGGCGTTGCGCGGGCGGCCCAACGATCCGGTGCCCGCCGCCGACGCGACGAACCCGCCGGCCCGGCGCAAGTGCTTCTACACCACGCCGATCAAGGCGTTGTCCAACCAGAAGTACCACGACCTCGTTGCCCGGTACGGCGCCGAGCAGGTCGGCCTGCTGACCGGCGACAACGCGATCAACGGCGACGCGCCGGTGGTGGTGATGACCACCGAGGTGCTGCGCAACATGCTCTACGCGGGCTCCAGCACCCTCCAGGGCCTCGCGTACGTGGTGATGGACGAGGTGCACTACCTGGCCGACCGGTTCCGCGGTGGGGTGTGGGAAGAGGTGATCATTCACCTGCCCGCCTCGGTCACCCTGATCTCGTTGTCGGCGACAGTCTCCAACGCCGAGGAGTTCGCCGACTGGCTGGTCACCGTGCGCGGCGAGACCGCAGTGGTGGTCAGCGAGCACCGGCCGGTGCCGTTGTGGCAGCACATGCTGGTGAACAAGCGGATGTTCGACCTGTTCCACGACGCCGACGCCGCCCGCAAGCACGATGTGCACCCGGAGTTGCTGCGCTACACCCGGGAGACCGCGCGGCGGCTGGAGTTGGGCGAGGGCCGCAGCGCGGGGCCCGGCGCCGGCCGGCGTGGCCCGCGCTGGCGTGGCCCGTTGCGCCCGGACATCGTCGACCGGCTGGACCGGGAGGGTCTGCTGCCGGCGATCCTGTTCATCTTCAGCCGGGCCGGTTGCGCCGCCGCGGTGCAGCAGTGTCTCGCCGCCGGGCTGCGGCTCACCTCGGCGGAGGAGCGGGCCGAGATCCGCCGGGTCGTCGAGTCCCGGGTCACCGCCATTCCCGGCGAGGACCTGTCGGTCCTGGGCTACTGGGAGTGGCTGGACGGCCTGGAACGCGGCCTGGCCGCCCACCACGCCGGCATGCTGCCGGTGTTCAAGGAGATCGTCGAGGAGCTGTTCGTCCGGGGCCTGGTCAAGGCCGTCTTCGCCACCGAGACGCTGGCGTTGGGCATCAACATGCCGGCCCGCTGCGTGGTGCTGGAACGGCTGGTCAAGTACAACGGCGAGGCGCACGTCGACCTGACCCCGGGGGAGTACACGCAGCTCACCGGGCGCGCCGGCCGCCGTGGCATCGACGTGGAGGGGCACGCCGTCGTGGTGTGGTCCCCGGAGACCGACCCACGGCAGGTGGCCGGGCTCGCGTCCACCCGCACCTACCCGCTGCGCTCCAGCTTCCGGCCGTCGTACAACATGGCAGTGAACCTGGTCGGCACGGTCGGCGCGGAGCCGGCCCGGGCCCTGCTGGAGTCCTCGTTCGCCCAGTTCCAGGCGGACCGGTCGGTGGTCGGTCTGGCCCGGCAGGTGCAGCGCAACACCGAGACCATCGAGGCGTACGGCGTGGAGGCCGCCTGCCACCACGGCGACTTCGACGAGTACTTCGCGCTGCGGGTGGCGATCGCCGACCGGGAGAAGGCGATCGCCCGGCAGGGGCAGACCCAGCGCAAGGCCGCCGCGGTGGCCTCGTTGGAGCGGCTGCGGGTCGGCGACGTGATCCGGGTGCCGTCGGGTCGGCGGGCCGGCCTGGCCGTGGTGTTGGACCCGGCGACCGGCGGGTTCGGTGAGCCTCGGCCGCTGGTGCTCACCCAGGACCGTTGGGCGGGGCGGGTCAGCCCCGGCGACTTCACCACTCCGGCCGAGGTGCTGGCCCGGGTCCGGGTGCCCAAGCACTTCAACCACCGGTCCCCGGCCGCCCGGCGGGATCTCGCCGCCGAGGTCAGCGGCACCGGCCTGGACCGGCACGGCGGCCGGCGCGGGGGCCGTTCCCGGCAGGTGACCGGCGAGGACCACCAGATCACCCAGCTGCGCACCGAGCTGCGCCACCACCCCTGCCACGCCTGCCCCGAGCGGGAGGAGCACGCCCGCTGGGCGGAGCGACGTCGGCGGCTGGAGCGCGACACCGAGGAGCTGCGCGAGCGCGTCAGTGGTCGTACGGGGTCCCTCGCCCGGACGTTCGACCGGATCGTGGCGTTGCTGACCGATAGGGGTTACCTCGCCCGCGACGGCGCGGTCACCGACGCCGGTCGGATGCTGGGCCGGATCTGGACCGAGGCGGACCTGCTGGTCGCGGAGTGCCTGCGCCGGGGGGTGTGGAACGGGCTGTCCCCGGCCGAGTTGGCCGCCGCGGTGTCCGTGGTGGTGTTCGAGGCGCGCCGTGATGTCGACGAGCGGGCGTCGCTGCCGCGTGGCCCGGTGGCCGACGCGGTGGACGAGACGCTGAAGCTGTGGGGGGAGATCGAGGCCGACGAGGCGGCGCGGGGGCTGACCGCGACCCGGGAGCCGGATCTCGGTTTCGCCTGGCCCGTCTACCGGTGGGCGCGGGGCGAGGCGTTGGCCAAGGTGCTCGGCAGCGGGCACGAGATCGATGGTGAGATGCCCGCCGGTGACTTCGTCCGGTGGGCCCGACAGGTCGTCGACCTGCTCGGTCAGATTGCCGACTCGGGTGGTGCCACAACGGAGCTGCGATCGACGGCTCGACAGGCTATAGCGGCCGTCAATCGGGGCGTTCTCGCATACCACACGTCGGCCTGA